Below is a genomic region from Eupeodes corollae chromosome 1, idEupCoro1.1, whole genome shotgun sequence.
aaatacaaaccattataaaattaatacaaaatcaaaCAGACTTTTAATTAGATACACTTACAGCAGCGCGAACCATTCTTTGTTGACGGGAAGTTAAAACGAAACCGATTCTTAGGTAAACATAAAGCATTACACCCAAAGGTATGAAAAAAGACCCTATTGCGGAAAAAACAACATAGCCTTTGTTTTGGTTATATCGACATTCAAAGTCAGATTTTGTACTATCCAGTTTGtaccttaataatattttttcttacacttaattataaaatccaaatattaTTCTGTTTTACCATCCAAATAATGGGGGACATGTTATCAGGAAGGCAACTACCCAAACCACTAATATCATGAGTAAAGCTAGTCTTTTTGATCTTCTTCTTTTGGAATATTTGAGTGGTTGAATGACTGCAAGGTACCTtaacaaaatgaacaaaacaaaataaccaaTCATTATGTTACAATTTAACTATATAATATTACCTATCTAGACTTATAGCACATAGACTTAAAATTGAAGCGGTACATAATAAGACATCAAGGGATATCCAAATGTTACAAAGTAACATGCTGAACTTCCATCCACCTAAAAAGAAATTACTACGGTCAGGAATTTATCAAGGTTATATTGAAAGGAtgatagaaaatataatattttttgttacaatAATGCACGTAAAATATGCAATATAAAGTAGAAACTAAATAAAGTAAGTCTTCTCTAAAAATAGCTGAAAGCTAGCAAAAATATTATgctaaaaagtttgatttcagtAGGTATCTCTTATTTTTCCCGAAATTATTAGTCGACACccaattttttatcattttaagcAGTGTTacgttaataattttttttgcaaaaattgaaataatttttaaatcaatattttaatctatggttaaaatattcgaattgaacatcagtttttaacaattttttgaagtatgttcttccttatttttttagatttttaatttttcgaaaagcatattataaatgtttttgtaagaaagaattagtttgaaggcaatatctttaattgttgTCTAGGTATTGCAGAAGAAAAatggttaggtttttatttttgttaagaaccgTTAGTTGgtactttttcaaaatcatactTATTGGATATAACGTCAcgttatataataaattaataaattaggtggcgcaacagtatattgaaaactagggcccagtgacttacaacttttaatAGTATCTTGATTGAACGTACGTAAAAACGTACTTACGCACACGCAGGCCCTTCCccaaaatttcttaatttagaTCTTAGGAACctcgaaattttaatttatttcaattcgacaaatcttaaggtaacaatttttattaaaagttcgttaaataagaagaagaagaagaaagaaaaggaaaacaagttattttcatcttataaacaatgttgttttcaacattatcttgaatttgtataaaaatccaataaaaaatagtacacaaaattggtaaagtggtatcgattctcgatatcatgtgaaatgaaaaatgatatatttttttctaaattttgttgttgtcatgAGATACtagtataaaatcaaaaattactactaaaattgttaaaaaatagttttcgactaaaaatggcgggaacaaaagaagatattgaagtcaaacttatttaatcataagcaaaatatatttttagaaaaattcaagtgacatctctattaaaaaaaataagaaaacctacaaaaaactggaaagaaatggttttccattcaagtattatgagaacaaagaatATATTCACTTCAAATTTGGTATCTCACAGAAGatattgataataatttattgtttaatctTAAGAAAAATCGGCTGAAGGAtagagatgggaagttatcagcgtggccGAGTCCCAGCCTTTTtaaatgcattccaaaacttggCGTTATAACCCAAGCATTTAGAATTTGTAATGGGGCAACATTGCTTTTATACTGTTTGCGTCCGTTTAAGGATAAATATTACAGATGATTCCAGATTTTTAAGTTACTTAAGGGTTAACAAAGAATCATTggtgtatatacaaaatatatatataaattaaaacaacggtctttctttcattttcgaaggaagttaccaaaaaaaaactcaaaaaccgGTTAAATACGGTATAGAAAAGTTAGATTTGACCATTCATgtagaaaagataattgaaaCCATTTATCAGGGGCACCATGTATAATTAGTCGATGACTTACTGAAAATCAGTAAAGGTTCTTTCCCTTGCGCTCTTGCAAAATTGGTAATTTTCTTGTTCTTTTCTGTTTTATGATataattttcttgtttgtttttatcattGCCGTATCctgttattaatatatttttgtcaattcaaatattttcaactaaaaaaaactagataCAAGAAATCCATCTAGTAAAGCTCCCTGATAGTAATGCTTTAACTCTTTTATATAAAGCTGCAGTGTAGAAAATAGCAAACCAAAATATTAACTCACCAAAAATGTATTGCAAAATAGATGGTGGCATTACAAATGTTCCCACTAGCCAGTCAGTAACAGCTAAGTTCATTACATAGCAATTTGTTACTGTTCTTAACCTCCTTGTTGTTAAAACTGATAAAATTACCAATGTGTTCCCAATTACCGTAACCAAGACAAGGAGCATAAAAATCGATACGATAACACTCTTCTGCCATGGTAATAAGCCGAttgatgtcaaaatattcaaggattcatttctttttgttgtttcagAAAAACTTGTTAAAACAGTTCTGGATTCATTTATTGGAGAAAACCATGCTAGAGTGGTATCGATAATGCGTTCTTCAGAAAAATCCATTCGAGTTCAAAAGTTACTCCAACTTATCCGCAACGGATGTCTTCATATTTCTGAAATTAAGATAAAACTTATTATTATGATTGATTCAAATCCAAACAAGGTTatctaaaaaattgtatttgtgaGAGAAAATATAAGATTTCTTAGACATTATCAACATTCAAATAGGAAAcctaaaatttcattaaacccatagttagttctatgagatggaatataaaaagttcatatatacgagtatttcaAATGACACGGGTTGGCAGCAATTTAGAATAAGATAcgcaattaaacaaataaaataaactgaagTTTTCTGTGACAATAAAGTGGTTTTAAATCATGAAGCgtacatttttctttgtatttttctgGTACATCCCCATTCCCATTAagctttttcaacgcatacctagttaatattttgtttgctttctttcttttcttattataaTATTCACATAGAAAGGACACCAAACAACATACCAATGATCAAGGTTTTATAATACTGAAGACATAATTAAGTTCTTTAATGTACAGATACGCATCTTTAAAATCCTTCGCATTCCGTTTTACAAAAGCCTAGCATAGAATTTCCGTTTGAGACAACGTTGTCAACTTGCGatcaaaaaccaaattttatcaaaatgcaCACAAATATCCttgatattatatatttaatctTAATAGATTAACATTATGGACATtataatcattaataaaaagatatGGTGATCCCGTTGTGGTTAATATTTTCCTCTTGGAAAAGTTCAGCTTAAGATAATTGTAATTGCAACATTCAAGAAAAtccacctaactcagctagtcaacgagcccacccgaatattggacgttgaaggtcgagcagaaaacactcttgacttgtttcttacctctgaccctgataagtacactgtctcctctaggcacatctgaccattgtgttatatcagcaaatttctcgtgtcaaaactgttcagttaaagaaagagctgctaagagaaccgtttggcaatacgagaaagccaactcaataattacttcaggatctttctaactggtcactatgtttcctcctatagtgacgttgacgccagctctgatatgatcacaagtttaattctcctgggaataaaaacttttataccgaacagggttaaaagtatcagacccaaggaaaacgcatggttcgatgcgagctgtaaagaggttattagggccaaagaggtaagtttccgttgctataaagccaaccgtactgaggaaagccggaaaaagttcaaacaagccaggaaggcctgcaacgcccatattcgacggaccaaatttttacatgaccaaaagttacggcaaaaaatactgcaatgtccaaaaggcagtaaaaatttttggtcatttgtaaaaaacatgaggaattcttcctcttcttcgcccacgctcgttgtcaatgacactccttttgtaggCTCTTttgagaaagctaatctctttgctaggcagttcgccgccaattctacgctgccagtgattgtcatgactccgcctgtacttgagcgagtaagtgattctatgggaccaatcttttttcgcactcgtactgtggcaagagtcctaagagatctaaacacacataaatccgctggtcaagatggtatccctgctattgttctgaagaggtgttcttcaacgctggcaaaaccactacgtaagctttttcatctgtcttactcctcaggtctcgttaggagcggatggaaaacggcatttgtccagcctattcccaaaaaaggcgaatcttcctcaccctctaactaccgaccgattccacttacgttccttctttccaaggtcatgattaattatcagctcaagaaatatcttgaagatcgaaagctccttaatgaccggcaatacggctttcgtagcaataggtccactggtgatctcatggttcatctcaccgaacagtggggcaaatctttacatttttttggagaaagtaagattattgcactagatatttcaatagcatttgatagggtttggcatcaggctctcttatcgaaaatgcgtgcttttggttttcatgaatccctgcttcattggattagtaattacctttcggatcgttcaatataagtaatattggatggattcaagtctgaaaaccataaaataaatgctagtgtgccccagggctctgttttatctccaacaccctttctcatttttattaatgatctcctgtctgcaacatctaatccaatacattgttttgctgacgatagtactcttagcttttcatattcgttttcagattcacatccctcttcttcggatgtggaactgcatcgacaaaatatgataagctcattaaattccgacctaaacagcattgttcaatggggattaaaaaaccacgtggaatttaatgcttcgaaaacccaatgctgtcttgtatcgttaaagcgtgatataccccctttgccattatccatggatggcacttgcatcaatgagactgaatacctcgatattcttggtatgtgtttCACCACATATGTGTGGAATGATCAAGGtttttgggtttccttaggtgatgcaagaaatatttcaccccttctgatctggctattatctacaagacttacatacgtccaaagctttagtataactcccatctctgggttggtgctcctgcaacttacttaagcctcttggatagtattaaacgtagagcatttaaattgatagatgataatatcatcataagttcatttactttgcTTGAACCTCgccgtaaggtctcttgtctgacccttttttaccgttattttaacggcttatgctctagtgaaatagatagttgcattccttcccttaaacagttcaaccgtaatactcgcggttctaggaatgctcatcagtataccctcgaacccaacttcggccgtactgtcaaatacagagattcgttctccgtactacgcgaatggggaatgccttaccacactctgtctttcctagtcattgcaatattcaggaattcaaaaccaatgtgtatacatctccttttaaatcccctctcctcttcctagtgctcacactgtgcctctgcgttataagggtagtaatatccccttgagtgtgtgtttattataaaaaaaaacattcgtgaggttatgttgacatttttcgtaTCAGATTTCGTAGatgattttatttgaagaatCTATTTTGACACttgtgcagttgcaagagtactaaGAGACCTTGCCATACACAAATTCGCTGTTTCCAATTGTATCTATctcctattgttctgaagaggtatttTTAAACGCTGCCAAAACGACACTTTGAACATCCACTTATCGAAAAAAAACTACCTTTATAATCGTTCAACACCAATTATTCTGAATGGTTTttagtctgaaattcataaaatattgctGGTTTTCATCAGGTTgttttaaattcgattttcttccttatattcataaaagaTCTTTTGTCTGCaatttctaatccattaaactttttcgctgacgacagtaccgtCATATTTGTTTCATATCCTTTTGCTTCGGAAGTGCCACTTCAACTGTACCCGGTACCGGTGAATTATTAACCGTGTAGAActtgatgttttaaaaactcaatggTGTCTCTTGCCGTTCAACCTTAAACTATTCCCAATCCTGCGATTGGGAGTGTCGAATTAGCTGATTGCAATGCTTATCAAACCCTTGAGCTAAATTTCATATGTAATATGAAGTATagagattatatttttttaacggcAAATCAACAATATGGAATGTTTTACTCacctttgtttttttcttccatttaaatattgaataatttaaGACCAACGCGCACCCCaaatcctttcctattttcctaaccCCTTGAgagcctgtaaattataaaaaaaaagatacagtTAAACATAGAAAGTGAAAACATAGAAAGTGAACTGTCACAAATTCAGTTTGATGATCTAATTACTGACAAGAAATACGTGTATGAGATGACAAAGTCAGTAATAAGTGGTGAATATTCTGATAATTTGAACGATGGTTGACAAAAGGTAATACAATTCTGTGGTTTTTGATTACCTTTAAGCATTTGATAGCGTTTATTGACATTTGTGAAGTTGACTTGTGCTTTATactttggatttaatttttaaagatattgtgTGATTAAAAGGAGAACTCGCTTTGTTAAgcatctagtgattaagaggagaactcgcttcgttaagcatcgagaaacatctagtgattaagaggagaactaaCTTCGAGAACATTCAGCGCATACAAGAACCTCGAAGGGgcaacatctagtgattaagaggatAACTAGTTTTGCTAAAGGTGGCCATAGACGACGAACATGCTCGCCGAACATGCTCGTTTGCATTTCCCCCTACACGGCGAACACTGTTCGCGAACATTCATTTCGTTCCGAATCTTCAAAGAGCAAACATCATGTGCGATAAGGAGCAAGTCGTTGCTCTTATGATGAATTCGAtgaattcttcaataaaatcGCGGCTGGCTGTGGccatgtgtttattttttgatgtgcACTCAACGAAGTTTACAGCAAAAATGAGGTTTGCTCGCGAACATGGCCATACACGGCGAACATTGAAACCAACGAACACGAGAAAATCGAAATGTTTCGCCAACAACGAGCCGTTCGCGAACTAGCCCATACACGACGAATATCTGGCGAGCACGAGCATGTTCGGCGAGCATGTTCGTCGTCTATGGCCACCTTAAGCATCGAGAACAACCTAGTCGTTTCTCGAACCCATTTGAGGTATATAAATAGGCGCTCATAAGCGAAGCGGGATTATTATTGGTTGTGAACTGCGataaagtaaagactgtgtttaaaaagtaataatttagtaaagactgtgtttgaaaagtataaattgaaagtgttcaataaataattttgggacaatttaaataaagtaaaattgtgttttatttgcaagtgtgaataagttttaattgtcgGACCATGccgaatattacaatatttttggattttattaccCCCGTAACTACTTTTTACGTCACTACTCAACATGCTGTTGGCCTTGTTTCACCACTCGGTAGTATTGTTCATATGGTTGAACTGTAGAATCACGTAGACCAGTGATAAACCTCTGAAGGAACATAAGCTCTTTTTATATTGttgtaaagtttgttttttgcttGTACTGTATATTTGGCGATGGCAAAAACGATATTTAATTGTCTCGGAAAAATTGCACGAAGAACATTCTTCTTAATTTAACAGTGAATTATGTTGCCAGTGATAATTGCAAAACCTTGCCAACATCAACTCTTTTAAAACAAGAAGCCAGTGTTCGAGGTTTCAAGTCTTCCAAAGCACGACTAACATTGCTTCTGATTTTACGGAGGACTAAAAAGTAATTGTGATGGGAAGAACCAAGAATCCAAGACGTTTTACTAATAAAGTGGCGTCTTTACTTTGTTTGCATTAAAGTGAGGCAGTACTTATTACATCTTTAAGGTTTTTAGGTTGATTGGTCAAGAGAATGTTTGTGAGCATAGAAAGAGCACgagacttaaaatatttttcaaggccCATATTaataacacattttaaaaaattagagatTCTATCATATCTGCGTAAACCAAAAATGTAACGGATAAGATTATTGAATACgacattaagttttcttttgcttaTGGAATCATAGTGCGAAAATATTCCATAACCATAAATACGGGTTGGTATGACCCGAGTTTTTGCTAGAAGCATGCGAACTTTGAATGGTGTGAAGAACTGAGCCACCCATAAGGTGCGTAGAATGACATACTTTACACGCACCACATAACTGATATGGTTATTCCAAGTTAAGGTACGGTTAAAAACTAATCTAAGATTTTTAGCGTTGTGACATACGAGATAGTATTACCTTCCAGATTTTTTTGATATGACAatgaaaactgattttttgtggTTGATGACAAGGTTATTATCTTGAGACCAACTTGAAATTCTGAACCTTATTTATACAACACACAGCGTGTTCTATAAGCCCAAGGGCCAAGGAGATAACTTATATCTAACAGAACGTTGTCGGCATACATTTAAATAGTACAATATTTAACAAAGGACGGAAAATCATTAACATATGGACAAAATAAAAGCGGACTCAGTTTTTATCCCTGTGGTAAAGCACTTGAAGTAGGAAGAAGATTAGAGAGAACATTAATCAGTTGAACCGACTATTTGCGACCTGTTAaatgaaaagtttgaaaaagtttttgcaCATAAAACCAAATGGTTATCAAATGCCTTAGATAAATCTAATAGGATAGGAGAGCTACTAGTTTCTTTATCCAAGGTAAGATGGATGTTCTTCGTTACTTTTAACAAAACTGTTATGCAGCTCTGACCTTTTCAAAAACCTGGTTTTTGAGGTGTGAGCAGGTTCAAAGAATCAAAGTAtagaattatttgtttttgtaaggttcttttaaacaatttataa
It encodes:
- the LOC129940258 gene encoding probable G-protein coupled receptor No18 isoform X2; the protein is MDFSEERIIDTTLAWFSPINESRTVLTSFSETTKRNESLNILTSIGLLPWQKSVIVSIFMLLVLVTVIGNTLVILSVLTTRRLRTVTNCYVMNLAVTDWLVGTFVMPPSILQYIFGGWKFSMLLCNIWISLDVLLCTASILSLCAISLDRYLAVIQPLKYSKRRRSKRLALLMILVVWVVAFLITCPPLFGWYKLDSTKSDFECRYNQNKGYVVFSAIGSFFIPLGVMLYVYLRIGFVLTSRQQRMVRAAVSEKSKVNDEQKTFVLENDQSQHNNPVNSSLNPSKPCNKEKTISSERNSVYELVQFNRLFTAKRCPSIDCESCSSKLIGYEGSRNIHPHRKSHNSSLRVPMRISTSRKESKTTKTLTTVMAWANYEGLMIVFTWVGWINCAINPFIYASYNPDFRSAFWRLTFQNIV
- the LOC129940258 gene encoding 5-hydroxytryptamine receptor 1D isoform X1; this translates as MDFSEERIIDTTLAWFSPINESRTVLTSFSETTKRNESLNILTSIGLLPWQKSVIVSIFMLLVLVTVIGNTLVILSVLTTRRLRTVTNCYVMNLAVTDWLVGTFVMPPSILQYIFGGWKFSMLLCNIWISLDVLLCTASILSLCAISLDRYLAVIQPLKYSKRRRSKRLALLMILVVWVVAFLITCPPLFGWYKLDSTKSDFECRYNQNKGYVVFSAIGSFFIPLGVMLYVYLRIGFVLTSRQQRMVRAAVSEKSKVNDEQKTFVLENDQSQHNNPVNSSLNPSKPCNKEKTISSERNSVYELVQFNRLFTAKRCPSIDCESCSSKLIGYEGSRNIHPHRKSHNSSLRVPMRISTSRKESKTTKTLTTVMGGFIACWFPFFCYYLIKPFLPAWANYEGLMIVFTWVGWINCAINPFIYASYNPDFRSAFWRLTFQNIV